A stretch of the Acyrthosiphon pisum isolate AL4f chromosome A2, pea_aphid_22Mar2018_4r6ur, whole genome shotgun sequence genome encodes the following:
- the LOC100167649 gene encoding uncharacterized protein LOC100167649 isoform X1, whose amino-acid sequence MDQLNSALEQLSLSNLKEEIEIILSDQSKLKEEMQKNLIDQSKMNERIKSIITHLRHNTFFNDNYFPLNNDVDLVYMENKILIKTADPEFKSLLVDDLIYFFGGRDAKDMVTRLMTKLFAMTLLSGFTLEGYKNKSRSFSNLNIYKVIFEAVQKKFENTAEGDIKQAIRDHLKKLPRLSV is encoded by the exons atggatcAACTAAATTCGGCATTGGAACAATTATCTTTG AGCAATTTAAAAGAAGAAATCGAAATAATTCTAAGTGACCAATCGAAATTAAAAGAAGAAATGCAAAAAAATCTAATTGACCAATCAAAAATGAATGAAcgcataaaatcaataattacacATTTACGACACAATACGTTCTTTAACGATAATTATTTCCCCCTGAATAATGATGTTGACTTAGTCtacatggaaaataaaatattgataaagacTGCTGATCCTGAATTTAAATCACTTttg gttgatgatcttatatatttttttggaggaaGAGACGCAAAAGACATGGTGACAAGATTAATGACAAAATTGTTTGCTATGACACTTTTATCTGGTTTTACTCTGGaaggttacaaaaataaatcacgTTCATTctcaaatttgaatatttacaaaGTTATATTTG agGCTGtacaaaaaaagtttgaaaatactgCAGAAGGCGATATTAAACAAGCAATACGTGATCATCTCAAAAAGCTACCAAGGCTGtcagtataa
- the LOC100167649 gene encoding uncharacterized protein LOC100167649 isoform X2 → MQKNLIDQSKMNERIKSIITHLRHNTFFNDNYFPLNNDVDLVYMENKILIKTADPEFKSLLVDDLIYFFGGRDAKDMVTRLMTKLFAMTLLSGFTLEGYKNKSRSFSNLNIYKVIFEAVQKKFENTAEGDIKQAIRDHLKKLPRLSV, encoded by the exons ATGCAAAAAAATCTAATTGACCAATCAAAAATGAATGAAcgcataaaatcaataattacacATTTACGACACAATACGTTCTTTAACGATAATTATTTCCCCCTGAATAATGATGTTGACTTAGTCtacatggaaaataaaatattgataaagacTGCTGATCCTGAATTTAAATCACTTttg gttgatgatcttatatatttttttggaggaaGAGACGCAAAAGACATGGTGACAAGATTAATGACAAAATTGTTTGCTATGACACTTTTATCTGGTTTTACTCTGGaaggttacaaaaataaatcacgTTCATTctcaaatttgaatatttacaaaGTTATATTTG agGCTGtacaaaaaaagtttgaaaatactgCAGAAGGCGATATTAAACAAGCAATACGTGATCATCTCAAAAAGCTACCAAGGCTGtcagtataa